Proteins encoded in a region of the Misgurnus anguillicaudatus chromosome 9, ASM2758022v2, whole genome shotgun sequence genome:
- the adra1ba gene encoding alpha-1A adrenergic receptor, protein MSSDTDHAVNFLSNDSSELPPELRSQEASNVSNWTSARNGTESSSFNLSRAVPLGMVLGAFIVFAIVGNIVVILSVVCNRHLRIPTNYFIINLAMADLLLGTTVLPVSATKEILNYWVFGRIFCDIWAALDVLCCTASIMSLCVISIDRYIGVRYPLQYPSIVTEKRALLAMLGVWVLAIVISIGPLLGWKDPPSEDETVCLITVEPFYALFSSLGSFYIPLAVILAMYCRVYIVAKRTTKNLEAGVMKERMDSNELTLRIHYKGSQTQDDCSAAGKGHIRSSLTLKLLKFSREKKAAKTLGVVVGMFILCWLPFFLALPIGSFNESLRVPETFFRVIFWLGYFNSCLNPIIYPCYSREFKQAFIRILHCQCRQRKQHGWKAYNYRVQMGCASQGFTDTSSISMTSSQQTLALMQPSPSLSRGMGSRQPSAHLPGWGSCNSPPSLSGSPFLSMKRSTQSPCKTSEMTLLFPNWSRSKGPQHANGQNANGGAEQVPKSRATPETSM, encoded by the exons ATGAGTTCTGATACAGATCATGCCGTGAACTTCTTAAGCAATGATTCTTCCGAACTTCCTCCGGAACTGCGATCGCAAGAGGCGTCCAACGTCTCCAACTGGACCTCGGCAAGAAACGGCACCGAATCGAGTTCGTTCAACCTCAGTCGTGCGGTTCCACTGGGCATGGTTCTTGGCGCTTTTATTGTGTTTGCCATCGTGGGAAATATTGTCGTGATCCTGTCCGTTGTATGCAACAGGCACTTGCGGATTCCAACCAACTACTTTATCATTAATTTAGCCATGGCAGACCTGTTGCTGGGCACCACCGTGCTACCAGTATCCGCCACAAAGGAAATTCTCAACTACTGGGTGTTTGGAAGGATTTTCTGTGATATCTGGGCTGCACTGGATGTCCTCTGCTGCACCGCATCCATAATGAGCCTGTGCGTAATCTCCATAGACCGATATATTGGGGTGCGCTACCCTTTGCAGTACCCAAGTATCGTGACGGAGAAAAGGGCGCTCCTGGCAATGCTGGGGGTTTGGGTTCTTGCCATTGTCATTTCTATCGGACCATTGCTCGGATGGAAAGATCCGCCCTCGGAGGACGAAACAGTTTGCCTCATCACAGTGGAGCCGTTTTATGCCCTGTTCTCCTCGCTGGGCTCCTTCTATATCCCTTTAGCGGTTATTTTAGCAATGTACTGCCGGGTGTATATAGTTGCCAAAAGAACTACTAAAAATCTGGAGGCAGGAGTGATGAAGGAGCGCATGGACTCCAATGAGCTGACGCTCCGGATTCACTATAAAGGCTCGCAGACGCAGGATGACTGCAGCGCAGCTGGTAAAGGCCATATAAGAAGCTCACTTACtcttaaattacttaaattttccCGAGAGAAGAAAGCTGCTAAAACACTTGGTGTTGTGGTGGGGATGTTCATCCTCTGCTGGTTACCATTTTTCCTCGCACTACCAATTG GATCCTTCAACGAAAGCTTACGTGTTCCTGAGACATTCTTTAGAGTCATCTTCTGGCTGGGTTACTTCAACAGCTGCCTAAACCCAATCATTTACCCCTGCTATAGCCGTGAGTTCAAACAGGCCTTCATTCGGATCCTGCACTGTCAGTGTCGGCAGAGGAAACAACATGGGTGGAAAGCGTACAACTATCGCGTCCAGATGGGCTGTGCGAGCCAGGGCTTCACAGACACCAGCTCCATTTCAATGACTAGCAGTCAGCAGACCCTGGCACTGATGCAGCCCAGCCCGAGTTTAAGTAGAGGCATGGGCTCTCGTCAGCCATCGGCCCATCTTCCAGGCTGGGGGTCCTGCAACTCCCCTCCCTCTTTATCTGGGAGTCCCTTCCTGAGTATGAAGAGGTCCACCCAGAGTCCCTGCAAAACTAGTGAAATGACTTTGCTGTTTCCTAATTGGTCCCGTTCCAAAGGACCTCAGCACGCTAATGGACAAAATGCTAATGGAGGGGCGGAGCAGGTGCCGAAATCTAGAGCCACACCAGAGACTTCAATGTAG